In Chryseobacterium gotjawalense, the following are encoded in one genomic region:
- a CDS encoding T9SS type B sorting domain-containing protein, producing MHRRLIFLTLSFLTYCLPLFGQQFCNTVKITDVNGNKDPVIDCNYPLTGSCLQLKATYPTFFETTSYRVSSENFSPYGDFNSGTPLNADADDLFFSKINIPFNFCYFGKNYSEVIVSSNGVLTFDSTQLGKVNYPNVEELNPSITLPKNSIFGVFSDLVFSKANDSEVYYSVIGTAPCRKLVVNFYKGRVLGCDQTVTSQIVLSEGSNIVEIFVENKPLLCAEAKFKNSLLGIINSEATIGYSPAVRNSGIWEAQNEAWKFTPNGNAVIPQVSWFNSSNVKVGSGDIVKICAEKNEIYTVKVSYPLCGNLEYVLQDTSAVTYALDYPLAKNSTEVFCGNSSFNVNLEDYVADLTPQNPGNLIFSFHNSLADAQNAVNPQPVNFVLSANRIFYVRVQSKSDPGCFRTAVLNLNLISKSLLTSNIAICDINNDGVENNFKLSLLDPKLFASPVNGSIHYFLSQADAENNINEVQTANLVNNLQLYVNYKTATCSQTFGPVTLNFLSSPVVNSPIPLVLSTCDYLGDLTEPFDFMAALGSQVTSDPNVILSFYATYQEAYSGTGSVLTTVRDGKYQVYVRVQAPGGCFSIAVINLDITLTKVEAKDHTAYICFDGTQDIAVDLNDYAPGMLLQSSAGITTTFFLSAADAEDDINPISNFQTITDNGDLVTKTFYVKFSDATDCYAVRALEINLVHVVIKQSVFEICDFKNDGEENVTLSTLSKRIIGSQNAAVSFFSNYTDAQNNTNAISSYKVQNTAKLFVRIVSYSCSAVFQIELSLVSTPVVEQVITVVKDNVCDNNNDGLEPFDLTNYESEIYTGSDAVSFQYYTGYNPANNSLTGLISTPTGFVIPKTKVVYVKVSFGSGCFSVSTLNIQLNFLPVVVLKKAILKKCDYDFNLNESFDLTEALPQLFYQNENLLAIGDLTISYYKTESAANAGVPATQINSPVVTINSKTTVWARFTSKSIGCYSVAPIELQTYLPPKAMNAVIGDLCDDNLDGLTDVDLTSFTDRMVYTADTENIFSFFQTKADADTNTNPIANPAKYSFGPATTRIWVRVENIPGCFDTASIDLSLGKKITFNNSGPFLINDCDTGNDNVENLDITRFEKTIYSGTATFEYYPTVLDINNGTNKISNPQSYLFNENSGPKTIFAKVSAPGFCPEKVEIKLSLKKTPMIILPDYYFCPDGFVDIKPDFSNLNIVSFEWKNPAGEVVSTTKELRNVKTAGVYSLMVTASNNCTFTTDVNVKIYEVPIITKLLPSGNSYTVIATGSKKILYSIDGINYQDVNVFYNLPYGVITFYVKFEDSDCNPQIKKGLVLNIRNAFSPNDDGINDTWIIDDLNVFDGQKTNLKVFNRFKEKIFEQESATRLEWDGKTLGRVVSTDAYWYVLTLADGRVFTGWVLVKNRN from the coding sequence ATGCATAGAAGATTAATTTTTTTAACATTATCTTTTTTAACATACTGCCTGCCTTTATTTGGTCAGCAATTCTGCAATACGGTAAAAATTACTGATGTTAATGGCAACAAAGATCCTGTTATAGACTGCAATTATCCACTCACCGGAAGCTGTCTTCAATTGAAGGCAACCTATCCAACTTTTTTTGAAACAACATCGTACCGTGTTTCTTCGGAAAATTTCAGTCCTTACGGTGATTTCAATTCCGGAACGCCGCTAAATGCAGATGCAGATGATTTGTTTTTCAGTAAAATAAATATTCCTTTTAATTTTTGTTATTTCGGAAAAAATTACAGCGAGGTAATTGTCAGTAGCAATGGTGTTCTTACTTTTGACAGTACCCAGTTGGGGAAAGTAAATTATCCTAATGTGGAGGAATTGAATCCCAGCATCACGCTTCCTAAAAACAGTATTTTCGGCGTATTCAGTGATTTGGTTTTTTCTAAAGCGAACGATTCCGAAGTGTATTACAGCGTCATCGGAACAGCTCCCTGCCGGAAACTCGTCGTGAATTTCTACAAAGGAAGAGTGTTGGGTTGTGACCAAACGGTGACTTCCCAAATCGTGCTTTCTGAAGGGTCTAATATTGTTGAGATTTTTGTGGAAAACAAACCTTTACTCTGTGCGGAAGCCAAATTTAAAAATTCGCTTTTGGGAATTATAAATTCGGAAGCGACCATAGGGTATTCACCTGCCGTCAGAAATTCGGGAATTTGGGAAGCGCAAAATGAAGCCTGGAAATTTACGCCAAACGGTAATGCAGTTATTCCACAAGTTTCTTGGTTCAATTCAAGCAACGTAAAGGTTGGAAGTGGAGATATTGTAAAGATTTGTGCGGAAAAAAATGAAATTTATACCGTGAAAGTTTCCTATCCGCTTTGTGGTAATCTGGAGTATGTTTTACAGGATACTTCAGCGGTAACTTATGCGCTGGATTACCCGTTGGCAAAAAATTCGACTGAAGTTTTCTGCGGAAACAGTTCATTTAACGTTAATCTGGAGGATTATGTTGCTGATCTCACGCCTCAAAATCCGGGTAATTTGATTTTTAGTTTTCATAATTCGTTGGCAGATGCTCAAAATGCGGTGAATCCGCAACCTGTAAATTTTGTACTGAGTGCAAACAGAATTTTTTATGTGCGTGTTCAAAGTAAATCTGATCCGGGATGTTTTCGGACTGCCGTTTTAAATCTCAATCTCATTTCAAAAAGTTTGCTTACTTCGAACATCGCTATTTGTGACATTAATAATGATGGGGTAGAAAACAATTTTAAACTTTCACTTCTTGACCCGAAATTATTTGCTTCGCCTGTTAACGGAAGTATTCATTATTTTTTATCGCAGGCAGATGCTGAAAATAATATTAATGAAGTTCAAACGGCTAATCTTGTTAACAATCTTCAGCTTTACGTTAATTATAAGACCGCGACATGCAGTCAAACTTTTGGTCCTGTTACGTTGAATTTCTTATCGTCACCTGTTGTAAATTCTCCGATACCATTGGTGCTTTCCACCTGCGATTATTTGGGTGATTTGACGGAACCTTTTGATTTTATGGCGGCGTTGGGTTCTCAAGTCACCTCTGATCCAAACGTGATCTTAAGTTTCTATGCGACATACCAGGAAGCGTACTCCGGAACAGGCTCTGTTTTGACTACTGTTAGGGATGGGAAGTATCAGGTTTATGTAAGGGTGCAGGCACCTGGAGGCTGTTTCAGTATTGCTGTTATCAATCTGGATATCACCTTAACCAAAGTTGAAGCAAAAGACCACACGGCTTATATCTGTTTTGATGGAACTCAGGATATCGCTGTTGATTTAAATGATTATGCTCCGGGAATGTTGTTGCAGTCATCCGCTGGTATTACGACGACATTCTTTTTGTCAGCTGCTGATGCAGAAGATGATATAAATCCAATTTCAAATTTCCAGACCATTACGGATAACGGCGATTTGGTGACCAAAACTTTTTATGTGAAGTTCTCCGACGCTACAGATTGTTATGCGGTGAGAGCGCTTGAAATTAATTTGGTGCATGTGGTCATAAAACAGTCTGTGTTTGAAATTTGTGACTTTAAAAATGATGGTGAAGAAAATGTGACGCTTTCTACTCTAAGCAAACGGATCATAGGATCTCAGAATGCTGCTGTTTCCTTTTTTTCTAATTATACAGATGCCCAGAATAATACGAATGCAATCAGCAGTTATAAAGTTCAGAATACGGCGAAACTCTTTGTGAGAATAGTATCCTATAGTTGTTCAGCAGTTTTTCAAATTGAGCTTTCTTTGGTTTCAACACCCGTTGTTGAACAAGTGATCACAGTTGTTAAGGATAATGTTTGCGATAATAATAATGATGGACTGGAACCCTTCGATCTCACCAATTACGAGTCCGAAATTTATACAGGTTCTGATGCTGTCAGCTTTCAATATTATACGGGGTATAATCCTGCGAACAATTCTTTGACAGGTTTGATCTCCACGCCTACTGGATTTGTTATTCCCAAAACGAAGGTTGTTTATGTGAAGGTTTCCTTCGGAAGCGGCTGTTTTTCTGTGAGCACGTTAAATATTCAACTGAATTTTTTACCGGTTGTTGTTTTAAAAAAAGCAATTCTTAAAAAATGTGATTATGACTTTAATCTCAATGAGTCTTTTGATCTGACAGAGGCTTTGCCGCAGTTATTTTACCAAAATGAAAATTTACTGGCCATCGGCGATCTCACGATTTCTTACTATAAAACAGAAAGTGCGGCCAATGCGGGAGTTCCTGCTACACAAATTAATTCACCGGTAGTCACGATCAATTCAAAAACGACTGTATGGGCGAGGTTTACGTCTAAATCAATCGGTTGTTATTCTGTGGCACCAATTGAACTTCAAACCTATCTTCCTCCGAAAGCGATGAACGCTGTTATTGGAGACTTATGCGACGATAATCTCGATGGTCTGACAGATGTTGATTTAACAAGTTTTACAGACCGAATGGTGTATACCGCAGATACCGAAAATATTTTCAGTTTTTTCCAGACTAAAGCAGATGCTGATACCAATACCAATCCGATTGCAAATCCGGCGAAATACAGTTTTGGTCCTGCGACAACCAGAATTTGGGTGCGGGTAGAAAATATCCCGGGATGTTTTGATACCGCTTCCATTGATTTATCTCTGGGAAAAAAAATTACCTTTAACAATAGCGGACCATTTTTAATTAATGACTGTGACACGGGAAACGATAACGTTGAAAACCTGGATATCACGCGGTTTGAAAAAACTATTTATTCTGGCACTGCAACATTTGAATATTATCCGACTGTTTTAGATATTAATAACGGAACAAATAAAATTTCTAATCCACAAAGTTATTTATTTAATGAAAACTCGGGACCAAAAACGATCTTTGCGAAAGTAAGCGCTCCGGGATTCTGTCCGGAAAAGGTGGAAATTAAATTAAGTCTTAAGAAAACACCGATGATCATTTTGCCGGATTATTATTTCTGTCCGGATGGTTTCGTGGATATTAAACCCGATTTTTCTAATCTTAATATTGTGAGTTTTGAATGGAAAAATCCAGCGGGAGAAGTAGTCTCAACTACCAAAGAGTTAAGAAATGTAAAAACAGCGGGCGTTTATTCATTAATGGTAACGGCTTCTAACAACTGTACCTTCACTACTGATGTAAATGTTAAAATTTATGAGGTTCCCATTATCACTAAATTATTGCCAAGCGGAAATTCTTATACGGTGATTGCGACCGGAAGTAAAAAAATCCTTTATTCCATCGACGGTATTAACTATCAGGACGTAAATGTTTTCTACAATTTACCTTATGGCGTAATCACGTTTTATGTGAAATTTGAAGATTCAGATTGTAATCCACAAATAAAAAAAGGATTGGTTTTAAATATTAGAAATGCTTTCAGTCCGAATGACGACGGTATTAATGATACCTGGATTATCGATGATCTCAATGTTTTTGATGGCCAGAAAACAAATTTAAAAGTATTCAACAGATTCAAAGAAAAGATTTTTGAGCAGGAAAGTGCAACCCGTTTAGAGTGGGATGGCAAAACTTTGGGTCGCGTGGTTTCCACGGATGCTTACTGGTATGTTTTAACTTTGGCTGATGGCCGGGTGTTTACAGGCTGGGTTTTAGTGAAAAACAGAAATTAA